One genomic segment of Hymenobacter psoromatis includes these proteins:
- a CDS encoding formyl transferase translates to MSTDPEFAGKKIVLLAGNGESTDILFHALDAEFGVHRIIVEAPVSQQQLLRRRAQKLGWSTVLGQIAFKLMIAIPLGRAAQPRLRALKNAHCLSDQPLPADRTIQVASVNSSECIAALQALNPDVVVVNGTRIIAKRVLTSVSCPFINTHAGITPLYRGVHGGYWALANHDAAHCGVSVHLVDAGIDTGGIIAQALIQPSEEDTFATYPLLQLIAGLPLLKRAIRAALTNKVQLQPAPEGTSRLWSHPTLREYLTNRRRNGIK, encoded by the coding sequence ATGAGTACTGACCCTGAGTTTGCCGGTAAGAAAATTGTGCTGTTAGCTGGTAATGGCGAATCAACCGATATACTATTTCATGCCCTAGATGCCGAATTTGGCGTGCATCGCATTATTGTTGAAGCGCCGGTAAGTCAGCAGCAGCTCCTGAGGCGGCGGGCCCAGAAGCTTGGGTGGAGCACCGTGCTAGGCCAGATAGCCTTTAAGTTAATGATAGCTATTCCACTTGGGCGGGCCGCTCAGCCGCGGCTACGGGCGCTCAAGAACGCGCATTGTCTTAGCGACCAGCCCTTGCCCGCCGACCGCACCATTCAAGTAGCCTCGGTGAATTCCTCGGAATGTATAGCAGCGCTGCAAGCGCTGAATCCGGATGTAGTGGTGGTAAATGGTACCCGTATCATTGCCAAGCGGGTGCTTACCAGTGTATCCTGCCCTTTTATTAATACGCACGCGGGTATTACGCCTCTCTACCGCGGGGTGCACGGTGGCTACTGGGCGCTGGCTAACCATGATGCCGCTCACTGTGGGGTATCCGTGCACTTGGTAGATGCGGGCATTGATACGGGCGGTATTATTGCACAAGCCCTTATTCAGCCGAGCGAGGAAGACACATTCGCTACCTACCCCTTGCTCCAACTCATTGCCGGCCTACCCCTGCTGAAGAGAGCCATACGAGCCGCCCTGACTAATAAAGTGCAGCTACAACCCGCCCCGGAAGGTACTTCACGCCTGTGGTCGCACCCAACCCTACGCGAGTATCTGACTAATCGCCGCCGCAACGGTATTAAATAA
- a CDS encoding polysaccharide deacetylase family protein: MSNPSSNPPGSFVISLDFELFWGVRDLQTKAGYGANILGARRAIPAMLALFEKFNLHATWATVGLLFFGNRTDLLVGLPSQQPAYADANLSNYVALPELGPDEAADPYYYGHSLLEQIRRVPGQEVATHTFSHYYCLEPGQNADDFRADLAAAVAVAQRQGYHLQSLVFPRNQYNTSYLAICRELGITCYRGNEAAWMYQKQSEAAQTRWQRGARLLDAYLNVSGSNTYSLTQLAQQQPFNIPASRFLRPWSGRLQLLEGLRLRRILNGMEHAARHKEVFHLWWHPHNFGANLTQNMLVLQRIAEHFWYLQARYGMVSQSMSEVAAYLQLLASA, translated from the coding sequence ATGTCAAACCCTAGTTCTAACCCGCCCGGCTCGTTCGTAATCTCTCTGGATTTTGAATTGTTTTGGGGAGTGCGCGACCTGCAAACCAAAGCTGGCTACGGCGCCAATATTCTAGGAGCCCGGCGAGCCATTCCGGCCATGCTGGCGCTATTCGAGAAATTCAACCTACATGCAACCTGGGCTACGGTGGGACTACTTTTCTTTGGTAATCGAACTGACCTGCTAGTAGGCCTGCCCAGCCAGCAGCCCGCTTATGCGGATGCTAATCTATCTAACTACGTAGCCCTGCCCGAACTTGGCCCCGATGAGGCCGCCGACCCGTATTACTACGGCCATAGTCTGCTTGAGCAAATCAGGCGAGTACCGGGGCAGGAAGTTGCTACCCATACCTTTTCGCACTACTACTGCTTGGAGCCAGGTCAGAACGCCGACGATTTTCGGGCCGACCTGGCGGCGGCCGTGGCCGTGGCCCAGCGGCAGGGGTACCACCTTCAGAGCCTAGTGTTTCCGCGCAACCAGTACAATACCTCCTATCTAGCTATTTGCCGCGAGTTAGGCATCACGTGCTATCGGGGCAATGAAGCTGCCTGGATGTATCAGAAGCAGAGCGAAGCGGCCCAAACGCGCTGGCAGCGCGGTGCCCGGCTGCTAGATGCCTATTTAAACGTTTCGGGCTCTAATACTTACTCACTCACCCAACTTGCTCAGCAGCAGCCATTCAATATTCCCGCTAGTCGTTTTTTGCGGCCTTGGTCTGGGCGGCTTCAGTTGTTGGAAGGCTTGCGCCTGCGCCGAATTCTGAATGGCATGGAACACGCGGCCCGCCATAAGGAAGTATTTCATTTGTGGTGGCATCCGCACAATTTTGGGGCGAACCTGACTCAAAATATGCTTGTATTGCAACGTATTGCCGAACATTTTTGGTACTTACAGGCCCGCTACGGCATGGTGAGTCAAAGTATGAGTGAAGTAGCAGCCTATCTCCAATTACTAGCTAGCGCCTAA
- a CDS encoding glycosyltransferase family 4 protein: MSSILFLAPYPPGQAPSQRFRFEQYLPALAAEGHTYRQESFLSPATWAILYKPGHTGEKVVGILLGFMRRLGLLFAVPGYDVVFIHREAAPIGPPILEWIIAKVLRKRIIYDFDDAIWLKDPAGEAGFIGRLKWQQKVSSLCRWAWKNSCGNAYLRDFARQFNPSASINPTTLDTNRLHNQVRYQLQPGPLVIGWTGTHTTLRHLDLIWPVLRRLEAEGHDFEFCVIANQPPDDPGLRGFRFRPWRRDTEIADLLTFHVGLMPLVDDPWARGKCAFKALQYMALGIPALVSPVGMNTEVVADGRNGFVCATPDQWYTALQRLLAQPGLRAELGAAARRTIVERYSVEANTPNFLALFGG; this comes from the coding sequence ATGAGCAGCATTCTCTTTCTCGCTCCCTACCCCCCTGGGCAAGCTCCATCGCAGCGGTTTCGGTTTGAGCAGTACCTGCCGGCGCTAGCGGCGGAGGGGCACACGTATCGCCAAGAGTCCTTCTTATCACCGGCTACCTGGGCCATTCTCTACAAGCCGGGGCACACTGGGGAAAAGGTAGTAGGTATTCTACTGGGATTTATGCGGCGGTTGGGTCTGCTATTTGCCGTGCCGGGCTACGACGTAGTGTTTATTCACCGCGAGGCAGCGCCCATTGGGCCGCCCATACTGGAATGGATTATTGCCAAGGTGCTGCGCAAACGCATTATCTACGATTTTGATGATGCTATCTGGTTAAAGGACCCCGCGGGGGAGGCAGGATTTATTGGCCGGCTGAAATGGCAGCAAAAGGTAAGCAGTCTCTGCCGCTGGGCCTGGAAGAACAGTTGTGGTAATGCTTACCTGCGGGACTTCGCCCGGCAATTCAACCCGTCTGCTAGTATAAACCCCACTACCCTCGATACCAACCGGCTGCACAACCAGGTACGTTACCAGCTACAGCCTGGCCCCCTCGTTATCGGCTGGACCGGTACGCATACCACCCTGCGGCACCTCGACCTAATATGGCCCGTGCTGCGCCGGCTCGAAGCGGAAGGGCATGACTTTGAGTTTTGCGTGATTGCCAACCAGCCGCCCGATGACCCAGGGCTACGGGGCTTTCGTTTCCGGCCTTGGCGCAGAGATACGGAAATTGCCGACCTGCTAACTTTTCACGTGGGGCTGATGCCACTTGTGGACGACCCTTGGGCGCGCGGCAAGTGCGCATTTAAGGCGCTCCAGTACATGGCGTTGGGTATCCCGGCACTGGTGTCGCCGGTTGGCATGAACACGGAGGTAGTAGCTGATGGCCGGAACGGTTTCGTATGCGCAACGCCCGACCAGTGGTATACTGCCCTGCAACGGCTGCTGGCGCAACCAGGTTTGCGGGCTGAATTGGGCGCGGCCGCCCGCCGTACCATCGTGGAGCGTTACTCAGTAGAAGCCAATACTCCCAACTTTCTCGCCTTATTCGGTGGCTAG
- a CDS encoding glycosyltransferase — protein sequence MRILFLSYWGFEDPLTTATVLPHLHVLQARPDVAAIRLVTVERGQAALCPPLLTLPFANNKISFEPLLSPPGQRVLVTKTNDFRRFPRELAEQARQFGADIILARGAPAGALAYLVQRRTGLPFYVESFEPHAEYMRKAGVWRWYDPRYIFQQYWENQQKKRAAGLMPVAESYRRQLLREGVPAERVVTVPCSVSLTDFAYDPIARTKVRQQLAWTADTVGGVYVGKFGGIYYDEEAYGLFKEVAEFFGPNFRLLLLTPQAPAEVRARLAAVDLDSVRVTITKVPFAEVPAYLSAADFAFGLHRPTPYVSPIKIGEYWASGLPVLLTEGVGDDSGIITAEGGGAVFNLARPDSVSAALASIQEQLTNPLHRVIIQRLAVRYRSVERAREAYTALLPASSRL from the coding sequence ATGCGTATTCTATTTTTGAGCTACTGGGGCTTCGAGGACCCCCTCACTACGGCCACCGTGCTGCCCCACTTGCATGTGTTGCAAGCACGCCCCGATGTGGCCGCCATCCGGTTGGTGACGGTGGAGCGCGGCCAAGCGGCCTTATGTCCGCCCCTGCTAACGCTACCTTTCGCCAATAATAAAATAAGTTTTGAGCCGCTGCTATCGCCGCCTGGACAAAGGGTATTGGTGACAAAAACTAATGATTTCCGGCGCTTCCCGCGTGAGCTGGCCGAACAGGCGCGGCAGTTTGGTGCCGATATTATTTTGGCGCGGGGTGCACCAGCGGGGGCACTTGCTTACCTGGTTCAGCGGCGCACAGGATTGCCCTTTTATGTGGAGTCGTTCGAGCCGCACGCCGAATATATGCGAAAAGCAGGCGTGTGGCGGTGGTATGACCCACGCTATATTTTTCAGCAATATTGGGAAAATCAACAGAAGAAGCGGGCAGCTGGTTTAATGCCAGTGGCCGAGAGCTACCGTCGCCAATTATTGCGCGAGGGCGTGCCGGCTGAGCGCGTCGTCACGGTGCCGTGCTCGGTTAGTCTCACCGATTTTGCCTATGACCCCATAGCCCGCACCAAGGTGCGGCAGCAGTTAGCCTGGACAGCCGACACGGTAGGTGGGGTCTACGTCGGGAAGTTTGGGGGTATCTACTACGATGAGGAAGCCTACGGGCTGTTTAAAGAGGTAGCCGAATTTTTTGGGCCGAATTTTCGGCTATTGCTGCTCACGCCCCAAGCCCCGGCTGAGGTGCGTGCCCGGCTAGCCGCTGTCGACCTAGACTCTGTCCGCGTCACCATTACCAAAGTGCCCTTTGCCGAAGTACCGGCCTATCTATCGGCGGCCGATTTTGCCTTTGGCCTACATCGGCCTACGCCTTATGTGTCGCCTATTAAAATAGGTGAGTACTGGGCCAGCGGCTTACCCGTGCTGCTGACCGAAGGCGTAGGTGACGACTCGGGCATTATAACGGCCGAGGGTGGTGGGGCCGTGTTTAACCTCGCCCGGCCAGACAGTGTGAGCGCGGCGCTAGCTAGTATCCAGGAGCAGTTAACTAACCCCCTACACCGGGTTATTATCCAACGGCTAGCCGTGCGATACCGCTCAGTGGAGCGCGCCCGTGAGGCCTATACTGCTTTGTTGCCTGCTAGTTCCAGGCTCTAA
- a CDS encoding glycosyltransferase family 2 protein yields MRSVKPFFSVIIPTYNRADLIGKTLESVRQQEFATFEVLVVDDGSRDHTAEIVQPFLADLRFHYLLKQNAERGAARNYGLDHAQGEYAVFLDSDDLFHPEHLATLHAAIEASPTWPNFIATKYDFDRAGRRRPSDLAFLPTGPLGFDTFLQGNALACNVCVRRENPDLRRFEEDRRYAAIEDWMFMLENTQHGDAVQLVDALTLTMNDHDQRSMRADNQGFIRRLELAVGWMQQHLTLTAAQRQVLLGRLHYLCAIHAHIDGYQAQALRFAWRAMPGLPGQAGAALLLRCATPPGVVQWAKRLLGR; encoded by the coding sequence CCTTTTTTCAGTGTTATTATTCCCACTTATAACCGGGCCGACCTTATTGGTAAGACGCTGGAATCTGTACGCCAGCAGGAGTTCGCAACCTTCGAGGTGCTGGTGGTAGATGATGGCAGCCGTGACCACACGGCCGAAATAGTGCAGCCTTTTCTGGCCGACCTCCGCTTTCACTATCTGCTTAAACAAAACGCCGAGCGCGGCGCGGCCCGCAACTACGGCCTTGACCACGCTCAGGGTGAATACGCCGTTTTTTTGGACTCCGACGACCTGTTTCACCCCGAGCACTTAGCTACGCTGCACGCAGCTATCGAAGCCAGTCCCACTTGGCCGAACTTTATTGCTACTAAATACGACTTTGACCGCGCGGGGAGGCGACGGCCCAGCGACCTTGCTTTCCTACCGACCGGGCCATTGGGTTTTGATACCTTTTTGCAGGGTAATGCGCTGGCTTGCAACGTGTGCGTGCGGCGTGAAAACCCCGACCTACGCCGTTTTGAGGAGGACCGACGCTACGCAGCCATCGAGGATTGGATGTTTATGCTCGAAAATACCCAGCATGGTGACGCGGTGCAACTCGTGGATGCCCTGACACTGACAATGAACGACCACGACCAGCGCTCGATGCGCGCAGATAATCAGGGCTTCATTCGGCGGCTGGAACTGGCGGTAGGCTGGATGCAGCAGCACCTGACCCTCACGGCTGCCCAGCGCCAGGTGCTGCTGGGGCGGCTCCACTACCTTTGTGCCATTCACGCCCATATTGATGGTTATCAGGCCCAGGCCTTACGCTTTGCTTGGCGGGCCATGCCGGGGCTGCCGGGCCAGGCCGGGGCGGCACTACTACTGCGTTGCGCCACACCACCCGGCGTAGTGCAGTGGGCTAAGCGCCTGCTGGGCCGCTAG